The Danio rerio strain Tuebingen ecotype United States chromosome 1, GRCz12tu, whole genome shotgun sequence genome includes a region encoding these proteins:
- the zgc:194906 gene encoding uncharacterized protein isoform X5 produces MSLQNETEDEESTCKMSSASPGPSCVSMKSDQSMIIIPPELSNAPVTSDLSRRQRSESPEHSCVSLKSDQSKGKNPPELSNAPVTSDLRRQRSKSLEHSHVSVKRDRIKRKNPPGFSDATETSDLRFSSQKKPKVVGSVQSSTSKNQTRVIQENTETPLQRQTLETGDLQRVKDQHKSSMKNKYERLLEGNKPNQNETLLNRIYTQLYILEGESEGVNEEHEVLQMEKTARTKHSQHTPIYCNDIFKEEKEQIKTVLTKGIAGIGKTVSVQKFILDWAEGKANQDVDFMFVLPFRELNLIRDHQYSLHTLLLDFHPELEDLEPKIYEECKVVFIFDGLDESRITLMFSDAPQVCDVTETSSVAVLMSKLMKGELLPSALIWITSRPAAANQIPSKYIKRLTEIQGFTEPQKEEYFRKRISEQHQASRIISHIRRARSLHIMCHIPVFCWISSTVLQKLLEEDLSAEIPQTLTEMYIHFLLIQINMRNQKYEERDPEKLLQSNREVIVKLAEVAFRQLMKGNVMFYEEDLIESGVDVSEASVYSGICSEIFKEESVIQQRKVYSFIHLSVQEFLAAFYVFYYHLNTTMVVLKKFASLHNLLKGAVDEATESENGHLDLFLRFLLGVSLESNQRLFQDLLTHTEKSSESIRRTTQYIKEKIRDGHGLSTERSINLFLCLLEVKDQTLSREIQEFMKSDKQSEKKLSPAHCSTIAYMLQMSEEVLDELELQKYNTSDEGRRRLIPAVSNCTRALLAGCNLSAQDCEIVSSVLQSSNCVLRELDLSNNDLQDSGVKLLSDGLKNPNCQLEILRLSGCMVTEEGCGFLSSALSSNPSHLRELDLSYNHPGQSGVQLLQHTLEDPHYTLQKLNLDHGGLSYMTPGLRKYAVNLTLDPNTAHTQLILSDENKTVRCVADSQPYPDHPDRFKTNEQVLCREPLTGRCYWEVKWSGSGHIGVAYFGIDRENGLESWFGLNENSWSLYCSDRNYTVWHRNKSADIIAPSSSTNRVGVYVDVPTGSLSFYSVSDTNTPTLIHTFNTTFSEPLYTGFSIYPESSVTLCQI; encoded by the exons ATGAGTCTTCAAAATGAGACAGAAGATGAGGAGTCTACCTGTAAAATGAGTTCTGCATCTCCTGGACCaagctgtgtgtctatgaagagtgatCAGTCCATGATAATAATACCTCCTGAGCTCAGCAATGCACcagtgacctctgacctcag CAGGAGACAGAGATCAGAGTCTCCAGAACACAGCTGTGTGTCTCTGAAAAGTGATCAGTCCAAGGGGAAAAATCCTCCTGAGCTCAGTAATGCACcagtgacctctgacctcag GAGACAGAGATCAAAGTCTCTAGAACACAGCCATGTGTCTGTAAAAAGAGATCGAATCAAGAGGAAGAATCCTCCTGGCTTCAGTGATGCAACTGAGACCTCTGACCTCCG TTTTAGCAGTCAAAAGAAACCTAAGGTGGTCGGATCTGTCCAGTCTTCTACATCCAAAAATCAGACTCGTGTCATTCAGGAAAATACAGAAACACCCCTGCAGAGACAAACACTAGAGACTGGAGACCTGCAGAGAGTCAAAGATCAGCACAAATCCAGCATGAAGAATAAATATGAGAGATTACTTGAGGGAAACAAACCCAATCAGAATGAAACCCTCCTGAACCGGATCTACACCCAGCTGTACATCCTAGagggagagagtgaaggagtgaatgaagaacatgaggttttacagatggagaaaacAGCCAGAACAAAACACTCCCAACACACTCCAatctactgcaatgacatctttaaagagGAGAAAGAGCAAATCAAGACTGTTCTtactaaaggcatcgctggaatcggaaaaaccgtctctgtgcagaagttcattctggactgggccgagggaaaagccaatcaggatgtagatttcatgtttgtgcttccatttcgagagctgaacttgatcagagatcatcagtacagtcttcacacacttctgctggactttcatcctgaacttgaagatctggagcccaagatttatgagGAGTGTAaagttgtgttcatctttgatggtctggatgaaagcagaatcacactgaTGTTTTCAGACGCTCCGCAAGTTTGTGATGTGACTGAGacttcatcagtggctgtgttgatgtcaAAGCTGATGAAAGGAGagctgcttccctctgctctcatctggatcacctccagaccagcagcagccaatcagatcccctccaaatacatcaagcgtctgacagaaattcagggattcactgagcctcagaaggaggaatatttcaggaagagaatcagtgagcagcatcaagccagcagaatcatctcacacatcagaagagcaagaagcctccacatcatgtgccacatacccgtcttctgctggatctcatccactgtgcttcagaagctcctggaagaagatctgagtgcagaaatccctcaaactctgactgaaatgtacatccacttcctgctgattcagatcaacatgaggaatcagaagtatgaagagagagatccagagaaactcctgcagtccaacagagAAGTGATTgtcaaacttgctgaagtggctttcagacagctgatgaagggcaatgtgatgttctatgaggaggacctgattgagagcggcgTAGACGTCTCTGAAGCCTCAGTGTATTCTGGGATTTGCTCTGAGATCTTtaaggaggaatctgtgattcagcagaggaaagtctacagcttcatccatctgaGTGTTCAGGAGTTCCTGGCTGCTTTCTATGTGTTTTACTACCATTTGAACACAACCATGGTGGTACTGAAGAAATTTGCTTCATTGCACAAcctacttaaaggtgcagtagatgaaGCCACTGAGAGTGAGAATGGGcatctggatctgttcctgcggttcctgctgggcgtctcactggagtccaatcagagactcttccaggatctactgacacacacagagaagagcTCAGAGAGCATCAGGAGAACcacacagtacattaaagagAAGATCAGAGATGGACATGGACTCTCCactgaaagatccatcaatctgtttcTCTGTCTGCTGGAagtgaaagatcagactctgtccagagagattcaggagtttatgaaatcagacaaacagtcagagaagaaactctctcctgctcactgctcaacaatcgCCTACATGCTTCAGATGTCAGAGGAGGTGCTGGATGAGCTGGAGCTCCAGAAATACAACACATCAGATGAGGGCAGAAGAAGACTGATACCAGCCGTCAGCAACTGCACAAGAGCTCT TCTTGCTGGCTGTAATCTCTCTGCTCAGGATTGTGAAATTGTGTCGTCAGTTcttcaatcctcaaactgtgtcctgagagagctggacctgagtaacaatgacctgcaggattcaggagtgaagctgctctctgatggactgaagaatCCAAACTGTCAGCTGGAGATACTGAg gttgtctggctgtatggtgacagaggaaggctgtggttttctatcTTCAGCTCTgagttcaaacccctcacacctgagagagctggatctgagctacaatcacccAGGACAATCAGGAGTCCAGCTGCTCCAACACACACTGGAGGATCCACACTACACACTGCAGAAACTCAA TTTGGACCATGGAGGACTTTCATATATGACACCTGGACTGAGAAAAT ATGCCGTTAATCTcacactggatccaaacacagcacacactcaactcatCCTGTCtgatgaaaacaaaacagtaagATGTGTGGCAGATtctcagccgtatcctgatcatccagacagatttaaGACCAATGAGCAGGTTCTGTGTAGAGAGCCTCTgactggacgctgttactgggaggtgAAATGGAGCGGCTCTGGTCATATTGGAGTAGCTTATTTTGGCATCGACAGGGAAAATGGGCTTGAATCTTGGTTTGGACTCAATGAAAACTCATGGAGTCTGTACTGCAGTGATAGAAATTACACAGTCTGGCACAGAAATAAGAGCGCTGATATTATTGCTCCTTCATCTAGTACTAATAGAGTAGGAGTGTATGTGGACGTGCCAACCGGCTCTCTGTCTTTCTACAGCGTCtctgacacaaacacacccacactcatacacacattcaACACCACATTCTCTGAACCCCTCTATACAGGATTTAGCATTTATCCTGAATCTTCAGTGACTCTGTGTCAGATTTAA
- the zgc:194906 gene encoding uncharacterized protein isoform X7: MSLQNETEDEESTCKMSSASPGPSCVSMKSDQSMIIIPPELSNAPVTSDLRRQRSESPEHSCVSLKSDQSKGKNPPELSNAPVTSDLRRQRSKSLEHSHVSVKRDRIKRKNPPGFSDATETSDLRFSSQKKPKVVGSVQSSTSKNQTRVIQENTETPLQRQTLETGDLQRVKDQHKSSMKNKYERLLEGNKPNQNETLLNRIYTQLYILEGESEGVNEEHEVLQMEKTARTKHSQHTPIYCNDIFKEEKEQIKTVLTKGIAGIGKTVSVQKFILDWAEGKANQDVDFMFVLPFRELNLIRDHQYSLHTLLLDFHPELEDLEPKIYEECKVVFIFDGLDESRITLMFSDAPQVCDVTETSSVAVLMSKLMKGELLPSALIWITSRPAAANQIPSKYIKRLTEIQGFTEPQKEEYFRKRISEQHQASRIISHIRRARSLHIMCHIPVFCWISSTVLQKLLEEDLSAEIPQTLTEMYIHFLLIQINMRNQKYEERDPEKLLQSNREVIVKLAEVAFRQLMKGNVMFYEEDLIESGVDVSEASVYSGICSEIFKEESVIQQRKVYSFIHLSVQEFLAAFYVFYYHLNTTMVVLKKFASLHNLLKGAVDEATESENGHLDLFLRFLLGVSLESNQRLFQDLLTHTEKSSESIRRTTQYIKEKIRDGHGLSTERSINLFLCLLEVKDQTLSREIQEFMKSDKQSEKKLSPAHCSTIAYMLQMSEEVLDELELQKYNTSDEGRRRLIPAVSNCTRALLAGCNLSAQDCEIVSSVLQSSNCVLRELDLSNNDLQDSGVKLLSDGLKNPNCQLEILRLSGCMVTEEGCGFLSSALSSNPSHLRELDLSYNHPGQSGVQLLQHTLEDPHYTLQKLNLDHGGLSYMTPGLRKYAVNLTLDPNTAHTQLILSDENKTVRCVADSQPYPDHPDRFKTNEQVLCREPLTGRCYWEVKWSGSGHIGVAYFGIDRENGLESWFGLNENSWSLYCSDRNYTVWHRNKSADIIAPSSSTNRVGVYVDVPTGSLSFYSVSDTNTPTLIHTFNTTFSEPLYTGFSIYPESSVTLCQI; encoded by the exons ATGAGTCTTCAAAATGAGACAGAAGATGAGGAGTCTACCTGTAAAATGAGTTCTGCATCTCCTGGACCaagctgtgtgtctatgaagagtgatCAGTCCATGATAATAATACCTCCTGAGCTCAGCAATGCACcagtgacctctgacctcag GAGACAGAGATCAGAGTCTCCAGAACACAGCTGTGTGTCTCTGAAAAGTGATCAGTCCAAGGGGAAAAATCCTCCTGAGCTCAGTAATGCACcagtgacctctgacctcag GAGACAGAGATCAAAGTCTCTAGAACACAGCCATGTGTCTGTAAAAAGAGATCGAATCAAGAGGAAGAATCCTCCTGGCTTCAGTGATGCAACTGAGACCTCTGACCTCCG TTTTAGCAGTCAAAAGAAACCTAAGGTGGTCGGATCTGTCCAGTCTTCTACATCCAAAAATCAGACTCGTGTCATTCAGGAAAATACAGAAACACCCCTGCAGAGACAAACACTAGAGACTGGAGACCTGCAGAGAGTCAAAGATCAGCACAAATCCAGCATGAAGAATAAATATGAGAGATTACTTGAGGGAAACAAACCCAATCAGAATGAAACCCTCCTGAACCGGATCTACACCCAGCTGTACATCCTAGagggagagagtgaaggagtgaatgaagaacatgaggttttacagatggagaaaacAGCCAGAACAAAACACTCCCAACACACTCCAatctactgcaatgacatctttaaagagGAGAAAGAGCAAATCAAGACTGTTCTtactaaaggcatcgctggaatcggaaaaaccgtctctgtgcagaagttcattctggactgggccgagggaaaagccaatcaggatgtagatttcatgtttgtgcttccatttcgagagctgaacttgatcagagatcatcagtacagtcttcacacacttctgctggactttcatcctgaacttgaagatctggagcccaagatttatgagGAGTGTAaagttgtgttcatctttgatggtctggatgaaagcagaatcacactgaTGTTTTCAGACGCTCCGCAAGTTTGTGATGTGACTGAGacttcatcagtggctgtgttgatgtcaAAGCTGATGAAAGGAGagctgcttccctctgctctcatctggatcacctccagaccagcagcagccaatcagatcccctccaaatacatcaagcgtctgacagaaattcagggattcactgagcctcagaaggaggaatatttcaggaagagaatcagtgagcagcatcaagccagcagaatcatctcacacatcagaagagcaagaagcctccacatcatgtgccacatacccgtcttctgctggatctcatccactgtgcttcagaagctcctggaagaagatctgagtgcagaaatccctcaaactctgactgaaatgtacatccacttcctgctgattcagatcaacatgaggaatcagaagtatgaagagagagatccagagaaactcctgcagtccaacagagAAGTGATTgtcaaacttgctgaagtggctttcagacagctgatgaagggcaatgtgatgttctatgaggaggacctgattgagagcggcgTAGACGTCTCTGAAGCCTCAGTGTATTCTGGGATTTGCTCTGAGATCTTtaaggaggaatctgtgattcagcagaggaaagtctacagcttcatccatctgaGTGTTCAGGAGTTCCTGGCTGCTTTCTATGTGTTTTACTACCATTTGAACACAACCATGGTGGTACTGAAGAAATTTGCTTCATTGCACAAcctacttaaaggtgcagtagatgaaGCCACTGAGAGTGAGAATGGGcatctggatctgttcctgcggttcctgctgggcgtctcactggagtccaatcagagactcttccaggatctactgacacacacagagaagagcTCAGAGAGCATCAGGAGAACcacacagtacattaaagagAAGATCAGAGATGGACATGGACTCTCCactgaaagatccatcaatctgtttcTCTGTCTGCTGGAagtgaaagatcagactctgtccagagagattcaggagtttatgaaatcagacaaacagtcagagaagaaactctctcctgctcactgctcaacaatcgCCTACATGCTTCAGATGTCAGAGGAGGTGCTGGATGAGCTGGAGCTCCAGAAATACAACACATCAGATGAGGGCAGAAGAAGACTGATACCAGCCGTCAGCAACTGCACAAGAGCTCT TCTTGCTGGCTGTAATCTCTCTGCTCAGGATTGTGAAATTGTGTCGTCAGTTcttcaatcctcaaactgtgtcctgagagagctggacctgagtaacaatgacctgcaggattcaggagtgaagctgctctctgatggactgaagaatCCAAACTGTCAGCTGGAGATACTGAg gttgtctggctgtatggtgacagaggaaggctgtggttttctatcTTCAGCTCTgagttcaaacccctcacacctgagagagctggatctgagctacaatcacccAGGACAATCAGGAGTCCAGCTGCTCCAACACACACTGGAGGATCCACACTACACACTGCAGAAACTCAA TTTGGACCATGGAGGACTTTCATATATGACACCTGGACTGAGAAAAT ATGCCGTTAATCTcacactggatccaaacacagcacacactcaactcatCCTGTCtgatgaaaacaaaacagtaagATGTGTGGCAGATtctcagccgtatcctgatcatccagacagatttaaGACCAATGAGCAGGTTCTGTGTAGAGAGCCTCTgactggacgctgttactgggaggtgAAATGGAGCGGCTCTGGTCATATTGGAGTAGCTTATTTTGGCATCGACAGGGAAAATGGGCTTGAATCTTGGTTTGGACTCAATGAAAACTCATGGAGTCTGTACTGCAGTGATAGAAATTACACAGTCTGGCACAGAAATAAGAGCGCTGATATTATTGCTCCTTCATCTAGTACTAATAGAGTAGGAGTGTATGTGGACGTGCCAACCGGCTCTCTGTCTTTCTACAGCGTCtctgacacaaacacacccacactcatacacacattcaACACCACATTCTCTGAACCCCTCTATACAGGATTTAGCATTTATCCTGAATCTTCAGTGACTCTGTGTCAGATTTAA